The following are encoded in a window of Caballeronia sp. NK8 genomic DNA:
- the murJ gene encoding murein biosynthesis integral membrane protein MurJ, translating into MLSAAVQSVRRRLGGVHQDHKRIARSAVVLLIFVIAGKCIGASKEMAIAYRYGISGTVDAYQFALTLVTWLPTMVTNVLSVLLVPALVSLKEDKSQRNGFLGELEGVGLVIGLASCLLLWSVWPYLAEVIAGSLAESTRDMCREMIISMLPVGVLTFSICISSSRLQASGKHINTLLECVPAIGLLVFVLAARNNTSIFPLVVGTSLGFVVQAAWLRVLAKRADSMPALPRVSMRAKQWPAAIRSMGTLTIGSVVASLWIPVDQYFMAQQGDGAIATLGYANRLLSLVLSMGALAITRATLPILAEILHRGDHARARSTALKWSGIMTALGLAGGCIAYALAPYVVKLLFQKGAFTAEDTLAVTTLFRFGLLQVPFYFGMCVLVQLFASETRYRAISVISLIGFGTKIIGNIVLVRIFGAQGVLLATGIGAIAVLICYIVWTRFAPPFVGKDVAASE; encoded by the coding sequence GTGCTGAGCGCAGCGGTGCAATCGGTAAGACGACGCCTCGGCGGAGTGCATCAGGATCACAAGCGAATCGCCAGAAGCGCGGTCGTCCTGCTGATATTCGTGATCGCCGGGAAGTGCATAGGCGCGTCGAAGGAAATGGCGATCGCGTATCGCTACGGGATCAGCGGGACCGTCGACGCCTATCAGTTCGCGCTCACGCTCGTCACCTGGCTGCCGACGATGGTCACGAACGTGCTGAGCGTGCTGCTGGTCCCCGCGCTCGTCTCGCTCAAGGAAGACAAGTCGCAGCGCAACGGCTTTCTCGGCGAACTGGAAGGCGTCGGGCTCGTCATCGGCCTCGCGTCGTGTCTTCTGCTCTGGTCGGTCTGGCCGTATCTGGCCGAGGTCATCGCCGGCAGTCTCGCCGAATCGACGCGCGACATGTGCCGGGAAATGATCATCAGCATGCTGCCCGTGGGCGTGCTGACATTCTCGATCTGCATCTCGTCATCGCGGTTGCAGGCGTCGGGCAAGCACATCAACACCTTGCTGGAATGCGTGCCGGCGATCGGCCTGCTCGTCTTCGTGCTTGCCGCGCGCAACAACACGTCGATTTTTCCGCTCGTCGTGGGCACGTCGCTCGGCTTCGTGGTTCAGGCCGCGTGGCTGCGCGTGCTCGCCAAACGCGCCGATTCGATGCCCGCGCTGCCGCGCGTCTCGATGCGCGCGAAGCAGTGGCCGGCCGCGATCCGCTCGATGGGCACGCTTACGATCGGCTCGGTCGTCGCGAGTCTGTGGATTCCCGTCGATCAATACTTCATGGCGCAGCAGGGCGACGGCGCGATTGCGACGCTTGGCTACGCGAACCGGCTGCTCTCGCTCGTACTCAGCATGGGCGCGCTTGCGATCACGCGCGCGACCCTGCCGATTCTTGCGGAGATTCTGCATCGCGGCGATCACGCGCGGGCGCGCAGCACTGCGCTGAAATGGTCGGGGATCATGACGGCGCTCGGCCTCGCTGGCGGCTGCATCGCGTATGCGCTCGCGCCTTACGTGGTCAAGCTGCTGTTTCAGAAGGGTGCGTTCACGGCCGAGGACACGCTTGCTGTGACCACGCTGTTCCGCTTTGGGTTGCTGCAGGTGCCGTTTTACTTCGGCATGTGTGTGCTGGTGCAGCTGTTTGCTAGCGAGACGCGCTATCGGGCGATTTCGGTTATTTCGCTCATCGGCTTTGGGACCAAGATCATCGGCAATATCGTTCTGGTTCGCATCTTTGGTGCGCAGGGTGTGTTGCTCGCTACGGGCATCGGTGCGATTGCTGTGCTCATTTGTTATATCGTCTGGACGCGGTTTGCGCCGCCGTTTGTGGGTAAGGATGTGGCTGCTTCTGAGTGA
- a CDS encoding glycosyltransferase family 4 protein, with protein sequence MKMPKVVLYANTDWYLFNFRLSFARKLRDAGFEVILLSPDGEYGPKLRDLGFRWHAVPMNRRSLNPLRELALVLWLARFFRREKPQLVHGFTIKSAVYGSFASKLAGVPARVNAVAGMGYVFTSRDLKARILKPVVRQVMRSALNGRDSLLVLQNPDDIKLFEAARIVEKKAIRLIKGSGVDLTRFKVREESADDATRPLRILLAARLVWDKGIQEYVEAARMLRKENRTVRFLLAGSPDDGNPASVSTAMVQGWVKEGLVEWLGHVSDMPKLFTEVDVMVLPSYREGLPKALIEAAGCALPLITTDAPGCREVVSESGVDGLQVPVRDARALADAIRQLDDDRALARTLGLAARDKALKNFDERIVIEKTLAVYRELVPSIAIEGERREHAAPVGNLGDFHV encoded by the coding sequence ATGAAGATGCCCAAGGTAGTTCTGTACGCCAACACCGATTGGTATCTATTTAATTTTAGGCTTTCGTTCGCTCGCAAACTGCGCGACGCGGGTTTCGAGGTCATTCTGTTGTCACCCGACGGCGAATACGGCCCGAAGCTGCGCGATCTCGGTTTTCGCTGGCACGCGGTGCCGATGAACCGTCGCAGCCTGAATCCGCTCCGCGAGCTGGCGCTGGTGCTGTGGCTCGCGCGCTTCTTCCGGCGCGAAAAACCGCAGCTCGTGCACGGTTTCACGATCAAGAGCGCGGTGTACGGCTCGTTCGCGAGCAAGCTCGCAGGCGTGCCCGCGCGCGTGAACGCGGTGGCGGGGATGGGTTACGTCTTCACGAGCCGCGACCTCAAGGCGCGTATCCTGAAGCCGGTCGTGCGGCAGGTGATGCGCTCGGCGCTGAATGGCCGCGACAGCCTTCTCGTCCTGCAGAATCCGGACGACATCAAGCTGTTCGAAGCCGCGCGCATCGTCGAGAAGAAGGCGATCCGGCTCATCAAGGGATCGGGTGTCGATCTGACGCGCTTCAAGGTGCGCGAAGAATCGGCCGACGATGCGACCAGGCCGCTGCGCATCCTGCTCGCGGCGCGGCTCGTGTGGGACAAGGGCATCCAGGAATACGTGGAGGCGGCGCGCATGCTGCGCAAAGAGAATCGCACCGTGCGCTTCCTCCTCGCGGGCTCGCCCGATGACGGCAATCCGGCGTCGGTGAGCACCGCGATGGTGCAGGGATGGGTGAAGGAAGGGCTGGTCGAATGGCTCGGTCATGTGAGCGACATGCCGAAGCTGTTCACGGAAGTGGACGTGATGGTGCTGCCGAGCTATCGCGAGGGCTTGCCCAAAGCGCTGATCGAAGCCGCTGGCTGCGCGCTGCCGCTGATCACGACGGATGCGCCGGGCTGCCGCGAAGTGGTGAGCGAATCGGGCGTGGATGGCTTGCAGGTGCCGGTGCGCGACGCTCGCGCGCTCGCCGACGCGATCCGCCAGCTCGACGATGACCGCGCGCTCGCGAGAACGCTCGGCCTCGCCGCGCGGGACAAGGCGCTGAAGAATTTCGACGAACGCATCGTCATCGAGAAGACGCTCGCCGTGTATCGCGAGCTGGTGCCCTCGATCGCGATCGAAGGCGAGCGCCGCGAGCATGCCGCGCCCGTCGGTAATCTTGGAGACTTTCATGTCTGA
- a CDS encoding glycosyltransferase family 4 protein — MKIMLVVSSMGSGGAERVAASLVNAWAQRGDTVTLVITYSGRGACFYPLAENVRCIFLADRVKAGARMLQYPARFRALRALIRESEPDVVVSFLSNVNITTLLATRGMGIPVIACEHIDPSADGRSALVRQMCRFVYPSADLLTLLTDNMEASFRKMVPRVKRIEVVPNPLPDELLLLPPETVGKSARRRLVAVGRLNTQKQFDLLIDVFATLAPEFPDWDLWIWGEGPERAVLEAQIAQSKMGERVLMPGKTTTPWEEMARSDAFVLSSRYEGLPMAMLEGMALGLATVAFDCKSGPRELTRDGQDGLLVPPGDKAALIDALRRVMSDEALRAELGRKAAASVRQRYSSAAILRQWDGIFAQLGARTRGDEGKGTAYRRTVAGEKA, encoded by the coding sequence ATGAAAATCATGCTCGTCGTCAGTTCGATGGGAAGCGGCGGCGCGGAGCGCGTGGCGGCATCGCTCGTCAATGCGTGGGCGCAGCGCGGCGACACCGTCACGCTCGTCATCACGTACAGCGGCCGTGGCGCGTGCTTCTATCCGCTCGCGGAAAACGTGCGCTGCATCTTTCTCGCCGATCGCGTGAAGGCCGGCGCGCGCATGCTGCAATATCCCGCGCGGTTTCGCGCGCTGCGTGCCCTGATTCGCGAGAGCGAACCGGATGTCGTCGTGTCGTTTCTGTCGAACGTGAATATCACGACGCTGCTCGCCACGCGCGGAATGGGCATTCCGGTCATCGCGTGCGAGCACATCGATCCTTCCGCCGATGGCCGCTCCGCGCTGGTGCGCCAGATGTGCCGCTTCGTCTATCCGAGCGCCGATCTGCTCACGCTTCTGACGGACAACATGGAAGCGTCGTTCAGGAAGATGGTGCCGCGCGTGAAGCGCATCGAAGTGGTGCCCAATCCGCTGCCGGACGAATTGCTGCTGTTGCCGCCCGAGACGGTGGGAAAGAGCGCGCGCAGGCGGCTCGTCGCGGTGGGGCGTCTGAATACGCAAAAGCAGTTCGATTTGCTGATCGACGTCTTCGCGACGCTCGCGCCCGAGTTTCCGGACTGGGACTTGTGGATCTGGGGCGAAGGCCCGGAGCGCGCGGTGCTCGAAGCGCAGATCGCGCAGTCGAAGATGGGCGAGCGCGTGCTGATGCCCGGCAAGACGACGACGCCGTGGGAAGAGATGGCGCGCTCCGATGCGTTCGTGCTGTCGTCGCGCTACGAAGGCCTGCCGATGGCGATGCTCGAAGGCATGGCGCTCGGGCTCGCGACCGTCGCGTTCGATTGCAAGAGCGGCCCGCGCGAACTGACGCGCGACGGCCAGGACGGGCTGCTCGTGCCGCCCGGCGACAAGGCCGCGCTGATCGACGCCTTGCGGCGCGTGATGTCGGACGAAGCGCTGCGGGCCGAACTCGGACGCAAGGCGGCGGCCTCGGTGCGGCAACGCTATTCGTCGGCGGCGATCCTGCGTCAGTGGGACGGCATCTTCGCGCAACTCGGCGCGCGCACGCGCGGCGACGAAGGCAAGGGCACGGCTTATCGACGCACTGTCGCGGGGGAAAAAGCGTAA
- a CDS encoding SDR family oxidoreductase: MSDRYESIRQQLTRTPRKWLITGVAGFIGSNLLEALLKLDQEVVGLDNFATGHQRNLDEVRSLVTPAQWNRFSFIEGDIRNLDDCRAAVKGAAHVLHEAALGSVPRSVNDPITTHEVNISGFLNMLVAARDAKVESFTYAASSSTYGDHPGLPKVEDRIGQPLSPYAVTKYANELYASVFARTYGLNAIGLRYFNVFGKRQDPDGAYAAVIPKWTAALIDDEQVTINGDGETSRDFCFIDNVVQMNILAAMSDEAARNQVYNVAVGDRTTLNQLYDGLKRVLAENGVPNDGSPVYAPFRAGDVRHSQANVDKAAQLLGYAHAIPLADGLAIAMPWYIRFLSGRRVPAEAEMATRTA; the protein is encoded by the coding sequence ATGTCTGACCGTTACGAATCGATCCGTCAGCAACTGACGCGCACGCCGCGCAAGTGGCTGATCACCGGTGTCGCCGGGTTCATCGGCTCGAATCTGCTCGAAGCGCTCCTGAAGCTCGACCAGGAAGTCGTCGGGCTCGATAACTTCGCGACCGGCCATCAGCGCAATCTGGACGAAGTGCGCTCGCTCGTGACGCCCGCGCAATGGAACCGCTTCAGCTTCATCGAAGGCGATATCCGCAATCTCGACGATTGCCGCGCCGCGGTGAAGGGCGCCGCGCACGTGCTGCACGAAGCCGCGCTCGGCTCGGTGCCGCGCTCGGTGAACGACCCGATCACGACGCACGAAGTCAATATCAGCGGCTTTCTGAACATGCTGGTCGCCGCGCGCGACGCGAAAGTGGAAAGCTTCACCTACGCCGCGTCCAGTTCAACCTATGGCGACCATCCCGGCCTGCCGAAAGTCGAGGATCGCATCGGCCAGCCGCTGTCGCCGTATGCGGTGACGAAGTACGCGAACGAGCTGTACGCCTCGGTGTTCGCGCGCACGTATGGCCTGAACGCGATCGGCCTGCGCTACTTCAACGTGTTCGGCAAGCGTCAGGACCCGGACGGCGCGTATGCGGCGGTGATCCCGAAGTGGACGGCCGCGCTGATCGACGACGAACAGGTGACCATTAACGGCGACGGCGAGACGAGCCGCGATTTCTGCTTCATCGACAACGTCGTGCAGATGAACATCCTCGCTGCGATGTCCGATGAAGCGGCCCGCAATCAGGTCTACAACGTCGCGGTCGGCGACCGCACGACGCTCAATCAGCTTTATGACGGCCTGAAGCGCGTGCTCGCCGAAAACGGCGTGCCGAACGACGGCAGCCCGGTGTACGCGCCGTTCCGCGCCGGCGACGTGCGCCATTCGCAGGCCAATGTCGACAAGGCCGCGCAACTGCTCGGCTACGCGCACGCGATTCCGCTCGCCGACGGCCTCGCGATCGCGATGCCGTGGTACATCCGCTTCCTGTCGGGGCGGCGCGTACCGGCCGAAGCCGAAATGGCGACGAGGACCGCATGA
- a CDS encoding glycosyltransferase family 4 protein yields the protein MKIVVFIYSMHGGGAERVTANLANEWAALGWEVTVVTLTAGVGDVYPFHPGVKRIELGLAGGVEGGGIVRTALSNLKRVMAFRKVLREVKPTVALGVMATANVLAVLAGIGLPYKIIASEHTHPPRAPLTPFWERLRLLTYRFADKVVALTDETREWIETHCRCTDVKVIPPPFTLPIARTNPVIEPRSVIGDERRVLLAVGRLSPEKGFDSLIDAFRKIAGALPQWDLVIVGEGQARPSLERRVDEAKLNARVFLPGRAGNVADWYERADLYVLSSHFEGFSMTLVEAMASGCAAVSYDCDSGPRVIVTHGTNGLLVNPVGDASALAKSLEALMKDDAERHRMALCATSVNETFALPKTIALWQEVFEESGVTMPRRADLRVPAVER from the coding sequence ATGAAAATCGTCGTTTTCATCTACTCGATGCACGGCGGCGGCGCGGAGCGCGTCACCGCCAATCTCGCGAACGAGTGGGCGGCGCTCGGCTGGGAGGTGACCGTCGTCACGCTGACGGCAGGTGTGGGCGACGTCTATCCGTTCCATCCGGGCGTGAAGCGCATCGAGCTGGGTCTCGCGGGCGGCGTCGAGGGCGGCGGCATCGTCCGCACGGCGCTGTCGAACCTGAAGCGCGTGATGGCGTTCCGCAAGGTGTTGCGCGAGGTCAAGCCGACGGTCGCGCTGGGCGTCATGGCGACTGCCAACGTGCTCGCGGTGCTCGCGGGCATCGGCCTGCCGTACAAGATCATCGCGAGCGAGCACACGCATCCGCCGCGCGCGCCGCTCACGCCGTTCTGGGAGCGCCTGCGGCTTCTGACCTATCGCTTCGCGGACAAGGTCGTCGCGCTCACCGACGAAACCCGCGAATGGATCGAAACGCATTGCCGCTGCACCGACGTGAAAGTGATTCCGCCGCCGTTCACGCTGCCGATCGCGCGCACGAATCCAGTCATCGAACCGCGCAGCGTCATTGGCGACGAGCGGCGCGTGCTGCTCGCGGTCGGCCGGCTGTCGCCCGAGAAGGGCTTCGACAGCCTGATCGACGCGTTCAGGAAGATCGCCGGCGCGCTGCCGCAATGGGATCTCGTGATCGTCGGCGAAGGCCAGGCGCGTCCGAGCCTCGAACGCCGTGTCGACGAGGCGAAGCTCAATGCCCGCGTGTTCCTGCCGGGCCGCGCCGGCAACGTCGCGGACTGGTACGAGCGTGCGGACCTCTACGTGCTGAGCTCGCACTTCGAAGGCTTTTCGATGACGCTCGTCGAAGCGATGGCGAGCGGCTGCGCGGCCGTCAGCTACGACTGCGATTCCGGCCCGCGCGTGATCGTCACGCACGGCACGAACGGTCTGCTCGTGAATCCGGTCGGCGATGCGAGCGCGCTCGCGAAGTCGCTCGAAGCGCTGATGAAGGACGACGCCGAGCGCCATCGCATGGCGCTGTGCGCGACGTCCGTCAACGAGACTTTCGCGCTGCCGAAAACCATCGCGCTCTGGCAGGAAGTGTTCGAAGAGTCCGGTGTGACGATGCCGCGCCGCGCAGACCTGCGCGTGCCCGCGGTCGAGCGATAA
- a CDS encoding polysaccharide deacetylase family protein → MSYFLISLDFELMWGVRDHRTIATYGKNILGVREAIPAMLAMFSKYRVKSTWATVGMLLYDNKKELLANLPDIRPTYTDAKLSPYADGYLDSIGADEKSDPYHYGLSLARQIVDTEGSELASHTFCHYYCLEAGQDKAQFAADMEASVASIRRLADPPASIVFPRNQVNGAYLSVCREQGLVAYRGTERSWMYRETSRADEAAVRRAARLADAYINLSGDHAFDPRPSHGLVDVRSSRFLRPYARNKAALEWLRIHRIKQSMTSAARTGRSFHLWWHPHNFGANLAENLAVLEAILKHQMHLRETYGMQPATMAEVARATQSEDSRLAEMEFGLFV, encoded by the coding sequence ATGTCCTACTTCCTGATTTCGCTCGATTTCGAACTGATGTGGGGCGTGCGCGACCATCGCACGATCGCGACATACGGCAAGAACATCCTCGGCGTGCGCGAGGCGATTCCGGCCATGCTCGCGATGTTCTCGAAGTATCGCGTGAAGTCGACCTGGGCGACGGTCGGCATGCTGCTCTACGACAACAAGAAGGAACTGCTCGCGAATCTGCCCGACATCCGTCCGACTTATACCGATGCGAAGCTCAGCCCGTATGCGGACGGTTATCTCGATTCGATCGGCGCCGACGAGAAAAGCGATCCGTACCACTATGGGCTGTCGCTTGCGCGCCAGATCGTCGATACGGAAGGCAGCGAGCTGGCGAGCCATACGTTCTGCCATTACTACTGTCTCGAAGCGGGTCAGGACAAGGCGCAATTCGCCGCCGATATGGAAGCGTCGGTCGCATCGATCCGGCGTCTGGCCGATCCGCCCGCAAGCATCGTGTTTCCGCGCAATCAGGTGAATGGCGCGTATCTCTCCGTTTGCAGGGAGCAGGGGCTCGTCGCATATCGCGGCACCGAGCGTAGCTGGATGTACCGCGAAACATCGCGTGCGGACGAAGCAGCGGTGCGCCGCGCCGCGCGTCTCGCCGATGCGTACATCAATCTCTCGGGCGACCACGCGTTCGATCCGCGCCCGTCGCACGGTCTCGTCGATGTGCGTTCGAGCCGTTTCCTGCGTCCGTACGCGCGCAACAAGGCCGCGCTCGAATGGCTGCGCATCCACCGGATCAAGCAGTCGATGACCTCGGCGGCGCGCACGGGACGGTCCTTTCATCTGTGGTGGCATCCGCATAACTTCGGCGCGAATCTTGCCGAAAACCTCGCGGTGCTCGAGGCGATTCTGAAGCACCAGATGCATCTGAGAGAAACCTACGGCATGCAGCCCGCGACCATGGCAGAAGTTGCGCGGGCGACGCAGTCCGAAGATAGCCGGCTTGCGGAAATGGAGTTCGGGTTGTTCGTTTGA
- a CDS encoding acyltransferase family protein → MNFRNDINGLRAFAVLAVVLFHFDVPGFKGGFLGVDVFFVISGYLMTDIIFRRIDKGKFSVWGFYADRARRIIPALACLCFVLLVFGWIVLLPSEFRAFGKAASSSLGFFSNIVYWREAGYFDVRSHLKWLLHTWSLSVEWQFYLLYPLGILLVRKLFGQRGTVIALIGVALASFALCAYLSDPTKWPTAAFFLLPTRAWEMLAGGLVCLFPIQAGRPTRRAMEFVGLAMLLYGTLTFNENDAWPGFLALVPVLGTALVILAARRNSFLTGNRVAQFIGRISYSVYLWHWPFVVALTYFEKDGSLAWRTGAIAGGFVMGYLSYALVESKTRKPTAGDEARAFPRFFTLRPVLVFTVLLAIGGGSIYASQGVPARFDRSVFIADSETYDTNPHTTKCHMMIDPCDVAGRQKVSRVVVIGDSHAEAIAEAVVAAVPSGKANDVLLITIEGCPTIYGIRRGNGDCFDQDRKYIDILSRDQTAKSPVIIANHWSQYWSGPTMDDFSFVNPERPGQMPTPFSTAQYREHFLSTVCRIAQIRPVYLVEPIPEFDFNVPLTLAREKMKDPRAPDLSITLSDYVERNGALLQAMRQAHDQCGIHLLDPRPYLCPDGKCMGSHDGRPLYSDYHHMSEYGNRFLVPMFKRVFEQG, encoded by the coding sequence ATGAACTTTCGTAACGACATAAACGGCTTGCGCGCGTTTGCGGTACTCGCGGTCGTCCTGTTCCATTTCGACGTGCCCGGCTTCAAGGGCGGCTTTCTCGGCGTCGACGTCTTCTTCGTCATTTCAGGCTACCTGATGACGGACATCATCTTCAGGCGCATCGATAAGGGCAAGTTTTCCGTATGGGGCTTCTATGCCGATCGTGCCAGACGCATCATTCCGGCGTTGGCGTGTCTATGCTTCGTACTCCTCGTGTTCGGATGGATCGTGCTGTTGCCATCCGAGTTCCGCGCGTTCGGCAAGGCGGCGTCGTCGAGCCTCGGGTTCTTCTCCAATATCGTCTACTGGCGTGAAGCGGGTTACTTCGATGTCCGCTCGCATCTGAAGTGGCTTCTGCACACGTGGTCGCTGTCCGTCGAATGGCAGTTCTATCTGCTGTATCCGCTCGGCATTCTGCTCGTGCGCAAGCTGTTCGGACAGCGTGGGACGGTGATCGCGCTGATCGGCGTCGCGCTTGCGTCGTTCGCCTTGTGCGCCTATCTCTCCGATCCCACGAAATGGCCGACGGCCGCGTTCTTCCTGCTGCCGACGCGCGCGTGGGAGATGCTCGCGGGCGGCCTCGTCTGCCTGTTCCCGATCCAGGCCGGCAGGCCCACTCGCCGCGCGATGGAGTTCGTCGGGCTCGCGATGCTCCTGTACGGCACGCTCACCTTCAACGAGAACGATGCGTGGCCGGGTTTCCTCGCGCTCGTGCCGGTGCTGGGCACGGCGCTCGTCATCCTCGCGGCGCGCAGGAATTCGTTCCTCACGGGCAACCGGGTCGCGCAGTTCATCGGCAGGATTTCGTATTCGGTCTATCTGTGGCACTGGCCGTTCGTCGTTGCGCTCACGTACTTCGAGAAGGACGGCTCGCTTGCGTGGCGCACGGGCGCCATCGCGGGCGGATTCGTGATGGGCTATCTGTCGTATGCGCTGGTCGAATCGAAGACGAGAAAGCCCACGGCGGGCGACGAAGCACGCGCCTTCCCGAGGTTTTTCACGTTGCGTCCGGTGCTCGTTTTCACCGTGCTGCTCGCGATAGGCGGCGGCAGCATCTACGCGAGCCAGGGCGTGCCGGCTCGTTTCGACCGCTCGGTGTTCATCGCCGATAGCGAGACCTACGACACGAATCCGCACACGACGAAGTGCCACATGATGATCGATCCGTGCGATGTCGCGGGCCGGCAGAAGGTGAGCCGAGTGGTGGTCATCGGCGACAGTCACGCGGAGGCGATCGCCGAAGCCGTGGTCGCTGCGGTGCCCAGCGGCAAGGCGAACGATGTTCTGCTGATCACGATCGAAGGGTGCCCGACGATCTACGGCATCCGCCGCGGCAACGGCGACTGCTTCGATCAGGACCGGAAGTACATCGATATCCTGAGCCGGGACCAGACCGCGAAGTCGCCGGTGATCATCGCGAATCACTGGTCGCAATACTGGTCGGGGCCGACCATGGATGACTTCTCGTTCGTCAATCCCGAGCGGCCCGGGCAGATGCCTACGCCGTTCTCGACGGCGCAGTATCGCGAGCACTTTCTCTCGACGGTTTGTCGGATCGCGCAGATTCGCCCGGTGTATCTGGTCGAGCCGATTCCCGAGTTCGACTTCAATGTGCCGCTGACGCTTGCGCGCGAGAAGATGAAGGATCCGAGGGCGCCGGATTTGTCGATCACGCTGTCGGACTATGTCGAGCGTAACGGCGCGTTGTTGCAGGCGATGAGGCAGGCGCACGATCAATGCGGTATCCATCTGCTCGATCCGCGGCCTTATCTGTGTCCGGATGGCAAGTGCATGGGTTCGCATGATGGTCGGCCGCTTTATTCGGACTACCATCATATGAGCGAGTATGGCAATCGCTTCCTCGTGCCGATGTTCAAGCGCGTGTTTGAGCAGGGCTGA
- a CDS encoding EpsG family protein: MQATTMDNTAQQKAPARRVTGFAYFMTPSGWAFLVLATAAISILAFRERSVGLIFDQEAYINYFRSTDWHWLVQFYRNRESDMGFLISLITEELGWRSWVILLNAFGVSPEGGIRTTVVLLNLIVMYALLQTRRPLIGLVLWLVIPYALATVGLFQIRQGFGLAIAMLFACRFNRPTLGMGLASFVHTTFAVPTAFLLTAGLFGEKKARALVAVSVVAVVLASAARFLFATYGGRRIDEYTGYQENFTIKLLALLLFYTMASVMVLYSTWRSPDTARQNSLTRVSMMHVGLFVYLVVAFFVFPFAKGRVWYCVPLLLPFLAPEIKLKNAAVLVITFGVFVAVAADATKSYFEGVYHYFLML; this comes from the coding sequence ATGCAAGCAACGACAATGGACAACACCGCGCAGCAGAAGGCACCCGCGAGGCGCGTGACAGGATTCGCGTATTTCATGACGCCTTCGGGATGGGCGTTTCTGGTGCTCGCGACCGCCGCGATCTCGATCCTGGCGTTTCGCGAGCGCAGCGTCGGTCTGATTTTCGACCAGGAAGCGTACATCAATTATTTCCGCTCGACGGACTGGCACTGGCTCGTGCAGTTCTACCGGAACCGCGAGTCGGATATGGGCTTTCTCATCAGCCTCATCACCGAGGAGCTGGGCTGGCGCTCGTGGGTCATTTTGCTCAACGCGTTCGGCGTGTCGCCCGAAGGCGGCATCCGGACCACGGTGGTGCTGCTCAATCTGATCGTGATGTATGCGCTGTTGCAGACGCGCCGGCCGCTCATCGGGCTCGTGCTGTGGCTCGTGATTCCGTATGCGCTCGCCACGGTCGGGCTGTTCCAGATTCGCCAGGGCTTCGGGCTCGCGATCGCGATGCTGTTCGCCTGCCGCTTCAACCGGCCGACGCTCGGCATGGGCCTCGCGAGCTTCGTGCACACGACCTTCGCGGTGCCCACGGCGTTCCTTCTGACTGCTGGCCTCTTCGGCGAAAAGAAGGCGCGCGCGCTGGTCGCGGTCAGCGTGGTGGCGGTCGTGCTGGCGTCGGCGGCGCGCTTCCTGTTCGCGACTTACGGCGGACGGCGTATCGACGAATACACCGGCTATCAGGAAAACTTCACGATCAAGCTGCTGGCGCTCCTGCTGTTCTATACGATGGCCTCCGTCATGGTGCTGTACTCGACGTGGCGCTCGCCCGATACGGCCCGTCAGAACAGCCTCACGCGCGTGTCGATGATGCACGTCGGTCTGTTCGTGTATCTGGTCGTCGCGTTCTTCGTGTTTCCGTTCGCCAAGGGCCGCGTCTGGTATTGCGTGCCCTTGCTGCTGCCGTTCCTCGCGCCCGAGATCAAGCTCAAGAACGCAGCCGTTCTCGTCATCACCTTCGGCGTGTTCGTGGCCGTCGCCGCCGACGCAACGAAGAGTTATTTCGAAGGCGTCTACCACTACTTCCTGATGCTCTGA